The segment TAAATAATATAAAAAATGCAAAGCCCAGAACGCTATTTACGAGCAACCATCCGGATGCCCACGTTCTGGGACTTACTTGCTAATATATTTATACTATATATATCATAATTTGTCAAGAGTTGCAGGAGATGACAACATATGTCAACAGCAAACCTTTGTTCCATCTTCTCCTCTCTGGAGAGATGGGATGATAAAAGGAGTAGAGAGAATGGAAAAATATGAAAAGAGGTTGGTTGAGGACTATGTAAGTGAAAAACTAAGAGAAATCGGATGGAGATTTTTTGAACCAGTGGAATTAAAAAGGGAAAGTATAAGAGAACCATTATTGATTGAGAACCTTAAAGAAGCACTTACAAGGATTAACAGAGATAAAGGAATAGGTGAAGGAGAAATTAAAAAAGTAATTGATGAGATTAAACTTCTTCCAAATGAACAGGAGGGTATAAAAAAAATCCTGCATTATCTCAAATATGGCATCGGTATAAAGTTTGAGAAAGAAAGGATTGTTAAAATTATAAATCTTTTTGACTATGAAAATCCTGATAATAATGAGTTTATTTTTTCAAGACAGGTCCATTTTAGAGGTAGTGATTTAATTATTCCTGATATTGTCCTTTATATAAATGGTATCCCTGTATTAGAGATTGAATGTAAGAGTCCGGTAGATTTAAGAACTGACTGGTATATCGGATATGAACAGATTAAACATTATGAAAAAATTGTCCCTGAACTTTACAAGTATATACAGATAGGTATTTCTTTCTGTGAAAAGGTAAGATACTTCCCGGTAGTCCCGTGGAGTGAAGATGTCCCAGTGTATATATGGAAAAAAGATGGACTGCCAGAGGATGAGGCAATTTTTGAGATGCTTACTCCTCATATCCTGATAGATATTTTAAAAAACTTCCTCTTCATAAGAGAGCAATACGGAGAGATTAAAAAAGTTATAGCTAGATATATGCAATACAGGGCTGTTAACAAAATCTATAGCAGGGTTATTGAAAACCTGAAAGGGAAAGAAGTAAAAAATAAAGGACTTATATGGCACTGGCAGGGGTCTGGAAAAACATTAACAATTCTGTTCGCTACCCACAAACTTTATTGTGAAAGATATCTTGAGAACCCTACCATCTTTATTATCGTTGATAGAAAAGAACTTGAAGAACAGATGAAGGAAGAATTATCTTCTCTAAAACTTAATTTTTCTTTTGAGGTAATTGAAAGTGTAGGGTACTTAAAGGAAATCATTAGATATGATAACTTCAGAGGTAAAAGAGGAGTATTTCTAACTTTAATCCATAAGTTTAGACCTGACGAGAAATTTTTACCAGATAGGATACCTGATTCAATATCAGGAAGAAAAAATATTGTCTGTTTTCTTGATGAAGTTCACAGGTCTCAATATGGACTTCTTGCGGCTCGTATGAAAAATACACTTAAGAGTGCCTTTTATTTCGGGTTTACAGGAACACCTATTGCAGAAAATGAAAGAAACACATACAACGAATTTGGTTATCCGTTAAAAGATGAAGGTTATCTTGATAAATATTTCATTGACCAGTCCCAAAAGGACAATTTCACTTTACCACTAGTATATCAGACCCGATTAGAACACCTGCATATGAAAGAGGATGATATTAAGTTGTTCATTGAAAAGTGGGAAGAAGATGAGTTTAAAGGAGATATTGACTTACATCCTGATATAAGTGAAAAAGTCCGTAAACGGCTCAACTATATCAACCTTTTCCTTGAAAAAGATGATAGGAT is part of the bacterium genome and harbors:
- a CDS encoding HsdR family type I site-specific deoxyribonuclease, whose amino-acid sequence is MIKGVERMEKYEKRLVEDYVSEKLREIGWRFFEPVELKRESIREPLLIENLKEALTRINRDKGIGEGEIKKVIDEIKLLPNEQEGIKKILHYLKYGIGIKFEKERIVKIINLFDYENPDNNEFIFSRQVHFRGSDLIIPDIVLYINGIPVLEIECKSPVDLRTDWYIGYEQIKHYEKIVPELYKYIQIGISFCEKVRYFPVVPWSEDVPVYIWKKDGLPEDEAIFEMLTPHILIDILKNFLFIREQYGEIKKVIARYMQYRAVNKIYSRVIENLKGKEVKNKGLIWHWQGSGKTLTILFATHKLYCERYLENPTIFIIVDRKELEEQMKEELSSLKLNFSFEVIESVGYLKEIIRYDNFRGKRGVFLTLIHKFRPDEKFLPDRIPDSISGRKNIVCFLDEVHRSQYGLLAARMKNTLKSAFYFGFTGTPIAENERNTYNEFGYPLKDEGYLDKYFIDQSQKDNFTLPLVYQTRLEHLHMKEDDIKLFIEKWEEDEFKGDIDLHPDISEKVRKRLNYINLFLEKDDRIKAICNDISKHFKENIDGKFKGMVVCGSRKACVLYKKYLDLYLPQNYAEVVMSFGLDDKEPIKSFYSEWIKKYPGFPDDEKRVKNIVEKFKNEDYPKILVVTDMLITGFDAPILQVIYLDKLLKKHRLLQTIARTNRPYNDVKEAGVIIDYAGIVKHLRYALKDYYKNEIKGLIIDFNKLFKEFEKCILDIMDIFRGVEHKIERDVLLKCVDILKDDKVREKFFEYYKKARKMFELLASNPERLKYLNEFKWLTAVYDYYRKLTEDEEEKELVERFFQKTIEFVHKNLKVDEIEKPIRDFNIDLKTLEKFKSNITSSEKDKIINIIFIISKLVLVEKSKNPIYKSIADRVTELIKRWKERQIDIETLFQEEKKIITEIEEREKEKTKLKFDNFDYGIFMILKEQIKEEVKSWVPMIKDAIKEDMIDGWVENPALKQNIEKKMRNICIDIKNRYNLSYEQFDTLHKRLFEFIKEYGS